The following are from one region of the Paramagnetospirillum magnetotacticum MS-1 genome:
- a CDS encoding CmpA/NrtA family ABC transporter substrate-binding protein: MSLEKIRLKLGMVPLIDAAPLVVAKERGFFAEMGLEVELSREASWASIRDKVAVGALDGAQMLAPMPLAMSLGLSPLKISMAVGMALNLGGNTITIGNALWERMQAADPESMAAKPISARALKAVIDQDKALGKPPMTFATVYPYSPHAAELRLWMEAAGIDTEKDVQLTVVPPPQMISFLSAGNIVGYSVGEPWGSLAVRMNLGRIAATSRDIFAGRLEKVFAVTQSWAEDHPETHLAVLQALISAARWCDENRCELAELLAQPQYVNAPVDALMAPLLGENGLPKDLLTFHNHAANFPWRSQAMWYLEMMKRWGLAPAALDSRAAAEDVFRPDLYRVAALGLGLRVPLTDYKTEGTHAAPWTLLKATQPVEMGPDLMLGGGTFDPFASRVADLPRTAMTESGDLS; this comes from the coding sequence ATGAGCCTGGAAAAGATCCGCCTGAAGCTCGGCATGGTCCCGCTGATCGACGCGGCCCCCCTGGTGGTGGCCAAGGAGCGCGGTTTCTTCGCCGAAATGGGCCTGGAGGTGGAGTTGTCCCGCGAAGCCTCCTGGGCTTCCATCCGCGACAAGGTGGCGGTGGGCGCGCTGGACGGCGCCCAGATGCTGGCCCCCATGCCGCTGGCCATGAGCCTGGGCCTGTCGCCGCTGAAGATCTCCATGGCGGTGGGAATGGCGCTCAATCTGGGCGGCAACACCATCACCATCGGCAATGCCCTGTGGGAGCGCATGCAGGCCGCCGACCCCGAATCAATGGCCGCCAAGCCCATCTCGGCCCGGGCGCTGAAAGCGGTGATCGATCAGGATAAGGCGCTGGGCAAGCCGCCCATGACATTTGCCACGGTCTATCCCTATTCCCCCCACGCCGCCGAATTGCGGTTGTGGATGGAGGCGGCGGGCATCGACACCGAAAAGGACGTCCAGCTCACCGTGGTGCCGCCGCCCCAGATGATCTCCTTCCTGTCGGCGGGCAATATCGTCGGCTATTCGGTGGGCGAACCCTGGGGCAGTCTGGCGGTGCGCATGAATTTGGGGCGCATCGCCGCCACCAGCCGCGACATCTTCGCCGGGCGGCTGGAGAAGGTCTTCGCCGTCACTCAAAGCTGGGCCGAGGACCATCCCGAGACTCATCTGGCGGTACTCCAGGCCTTGATCAGCGCGGCCCGATGGTGCGACGAGAACCGCTGCGAGCTGGCCGAGCTGCTGGCCCAGCCGCAATACGTCAATGCCCCCGTGGACGCCCTGATGGCGCCTCTCCTGGGCGAAAACGGCCTGCCCAAGGATCTGCTGACCTTCCACAACCATGCCGCCAATTTCCCCTGGCGGTCCCAGGCCATGTGGTATCTGGAGATGATGAAGCGCTGGGGGCTGGCGCCCGCCGCCCTTGATTCCCGCGCCGCCGCCGAGGACGTGTTTCGCCCCGACCTCTACCGGGTCGCCGCCCTGGGTCTGGGCCTTCGCGTGCCGCTTACCGATTACAAGACCGAAGGCACCCACGCCGCCCCCTGGACGCTGCTCAAGGCCACTCAGCCCGTGGAAATGGGTCCCGACCTGATGCTGGGCGGCGGCACGTTCGATCCCTTCGCCTCCCGCGTCGCCGATCTTCCCCGGACGGCCATGACCGAATCAGGAGATCTCTCATGA
- a CDS encoding nitrate reductase, which translates to MAESMPEIIRTTCPYCGVGCGVIAARLDQSAPWTVKGDPEHPANYGKLCVKGSALAETLDLDGRLLHPLISGNRASWDEALDLVAETFSTAVREHGPDSVAFYVSGQLLTEDYYAANKLMKGFIGSGNIDTNSRLCMSSTVAGHVRAFGSDTVPGCYEDLDLADLVVLVGSNAAWCHPVAFQRTLAAKARRPEMRIVVVDPRRTATAECADLHLAIRPGSDAILFNGLLAHLKGEETQLDVGVPLDQIVQFFSWFADTEKTVTVWSQGINQSSSGTDKVDAIINCHLQTGRIGRPGMGPFSLTGQPNAMGGREVGGLANMLAAHMGFDEASIDRVGRFWNATQMAGKPGLKAVDMFKAVAEGKIKALWIMCTNPAVSMPEADLVKSAIAACPFVVISECEANTDTARLAHVKLPALTWGEKDGTVTNSERRISRQRPFLPAPGEAKGDWWIITQVARRMGFGPAFAWNGPGEIFDEFCRLTAFENASTRDLDLSGLVGADYAAIEPIQWPVRAPGQGTARLFADGRFYHADGKARMLDITPRPPARAADLAFPLILNTGRMRDQWHTMTRTGRAARLAAHAPEPVLLVHPKDALRFRLSDGGLARVSGNRTSVVLRVALDPGQRIGEVFAPIHWNDQTASSAVIGSLIDAATDPHSGQPELKQAPVLVEPLEAAWHGVLLSRNPVDLPRSFYWAKASGAAHSIWRLAGEAGEDWPITAKQWLGTDGEWIEFLDPNRGHYRGARLVEGRLDAVLFVFPWAMDFSPDWVAAAFGRAAIAGDERATLVAGAPPGGDRGRDKTVCACFNVGLSAIRAAIRDHRLSSAAEVGAMLKAGTNCGSCVPEIRAILTEAAPKVA; encoded by the coding sequence ATGGCTGAATCGATGCCCGAGATCATCCGCACCACCTGTCCCTATTGCGGCGTCGGCTGCGGCGTCATCGCCGCCCGCCTGGACCAATCCGCGCCATGGACGGTGAAGGGTGATCCCGAGCATCCCGCCAATTACGGCAAGCTTTGCGTCAAGGGCTCGGCCCTGGCCGAGACCCTGGACCTGGACGGCCGCCTGCTTCATCCCTTGATCAGCGGCAATAGGGCGTCCTGGGACGAAGCGCTGGATCTGGTGGCGGAGACGTTCTCAACCGCCGTCAGGGAGCACGGCCCCGATTCCGTGGCCTTCTACGTCTCGGGCCAGTTGCTGACCGAGGATTATTACGCCGCCAACAAGCTGATGAAGGGCTTCATCGGCTCGGGCAATATCGACACCAATTCCCGGCTATGCATGTCGTCCACCGTGGCGGGTCATGTGCGGGCCTTCGGCTCCGACACCGTGCCCGGCTGCTACGAGGATCTGGATCTGGCCGATCTGGTGGTGCTGGTGGGCTCTAATGCCGCATGGTGCCACCCGGTGGCCTTCCAGCGCACCCTGGCCGCCAAGGCGCGTCGCCCCGAAATGCGAATCGTGGTCGTCGATCCGCGCCGCACCGCCACCGCCGAATGCGCCGATCTGCATCTGGCCATCCGCCCCGGTTCGGACGCCATTCTGTTCAACGGTTTGCTTGCCCATCTGAAAGGCGAGGAGACCCAGTTGGACGTGGGCGTGCCCCTGGACCAGATCGTTCAGTTCTTCTCCTGGTTCGCCGATACGGAAAAGACCGTCACCGTCTGGTCCCAAGGCATCAACCAGTCTTCGTCGGGCACCGACAAGGTGGACGCCATCATCAACTGCCACCTCCAGACGGGACGCATCGGGCGGCCCGGCATGGGGCCGTTCTCGCTGACGGGCCAGCCCAACGCCATGGGCGGGCGCGAGGTGGGAGGACTGGCCAATATGCTGGCGGCCCATATGGGCTTTGACGAAGCCAGTATCGACAGGGTCGGACGCTTCTGGAACGCGACCCAAATGGCTGGCAAGCCGGGCCTGAAAGCCGTCGATATGTTCAAGGCGGTGGCCGAGGGCAAGATCAAGGCCCTGTGGATCATGTGCACCAATCCGGCGGTCAGCATGCCCGAGGCCGATCTGGTCAAATCCGCCATCGCGGCCTGCCCCTTCGTGGTCATCTCGGAATGCGAGGCCAACACAGATACGGCGCGTCTGGCCCATGTGAAGCTTCCGGCTCTGACCTGGGGCGAGAAGGACGGCACCGTCACCAATTCCGAACGCCGCATTTCGCGCCAGCGTCCCTTCCTGCCCGCGCCGGGCGAGGCGAAAGGCGATTGGTGGATTATCACCCAGGTGGCGAGGCGCATGGGTTTCGGCCCGGCCTTCGCCTGGAATGGCCCCGGCGAAATCTTCGACGAGTTCTGCCGCCTTACCGCCTTCGAGAATGCTAGCACCCGCGATCTTGATCTGAGCGGTCTGGTGGGCGCCGATTACGCCGCCATCGAGCCCATTCAATGGCCGGTGCGCGCACCCGGCCAGGGCACGGCGCGCCTCTTCGCCGATGGCCGCTTCTATCACGCGGATGGCAAGGCCAGGATGCTCGACATCACGCCGAGGCCCCCGGCACGGGCCGCCGACTTGGCCTTTCCCCTGATCCTCAATACGGGCCGCATGCGCGACCAGTGGCACACCATGACCCGCACGGGCCGCGCGGCCCGGCTGGCCGCCCATGCCCCGGAACCGGTGCTGCTGGTTCATCCCAAGGACGCCCTGCGTTTTCGCCTGAGTGATGGCGGTCTGGCCCGAGTCTCGGGGAACCGGACCAGCGTGGTCCTGCGCGTGGCCCTTGACCCCGGCCAGCGCATAGGAGAAGTCTTCGCCCCCATCCACTGGAACGACCAAACCGCGTCGAGCGCCGTCATCGGTAGCCTGATCGACGCCGCCACCGACCCCCATTCGGGCCAGCCCGAACTGAAGCAGGCCCCCGTCTTGGTCGAGCCTCTGGAGGCCGCCTGGCATGGCGTGCTGCTGTCGCGCAACCCTGTGGACCTGCCCCGATCCTTCTATTGGGCCAAGGCGAGCGGCGCTGCCCATTCCATCTGGCGTCTGGCGGGCGAAGCGGGCGAGGACTGGCCCATAACCGCCAAGCAATGGCTGGGCACGGATGGCGAGTGGATCGAATTCCTCGACCCTAATCGCGGCCATTACCGGGGCGCCCGGCTGGTGGAAGGCCGCCTGGATGCGGTACTGTTCGTCTTTCCCTGGGCCATGGATTTCTCACCCGACTGGGTGGCCGCCGCCTTCGGCCGTGCCGCCATCGCTGGCGACGAGCGCGCCACTCTGGTGGCCGGTGCGCCGCCCGGCGGCGACCGGGGCCGCGACAAGACGGTCTGCGCCTGCTTCAATGTAGGGCTCTCGGCCATCCGCGCCGCCATCCGCGATCACCGCCTGTCCAGCGCGGCGGAAGTCGGCGCCATGCTGAAAGCCGGAACCAATTGCGGTTCCTGCGTGCCGGAAATCCGAGCGATCCTGACCGAGGCCGCTCCCAAGGTGGCGTGA
- the nirB gene encoding nitrite reductase large subunit NirB yields MNAVPRQKLVVIGNGMAGMRTVEELLAIAPARYDITVFGAEPHPNYNRIMLSSVLAGEKQVDDIVINSRAWYAENGITLHTGDPVVAINRAAKTVSSATGLVVTYDRLLLATGSKPLMPPLPGLDLPGVVAFRDIADVEKMLDAAEKQQRAVVIGGGLLGLEAAWGLKRRGMPVALVHLMPTLMERQLDVEAGGLLQKDLTERGLHFFTSGQTEEIMGAEEGCAKGVKLTDGREIPADLVVVAIGIRPNVDLAKAAGLDINRGIEVGDDMATSDPAIFSVGECVEHRGQIFGLVAPIWEQAKVCASRLAGRDEAHYETPPLSTRLKITGIDVFSAGQLAAQDEADEELVYRDTARGIYKKLVIRSDRVVGAVMYGDVADGSWYFQLIREKADVSAIRDRMIFGQAYADTGCKGHGGGVNVAAMSDDAQVCGCNGVSKGAIVKAITEKGLTSLDEVKAHTKASASCGQCASVVQAILAHVTGEVVESKAAGMCGCTDLSHDEVRKEILRQELKNQDAVRSALGWRHADGCAKCRPALNYYLLCAWPAEYVDDYQSRFINERAHANIQKDGTYSVIPRMWGGLTNPTELRAIADVVDKFKIPTVKVTGGQRLDLLGVRKEDLPAVWADLGKAGLVSGHGYAKGLRTVKTCVGSEWCRFGTQDSTGLGVKLEKMMWGSWTPHKVKLAVSGCPRNCAEATIKDMGVVCVEAGYDISVGGNGGIELRGTDHLVRVATEAEVLEYCAAFMQIYREEAHYLERTAPWVERVGMDYVTKRVVEDEEGRKAAHARFLFSQKYAQTDPWAERASGAVDAHEFKTLAEVG; encoded by the coding sequence ATGAACGCTGTACCCCGCCAGAAGCTGGTCGTCATCGGCAACGGCATGGCCGGCATGCGCACCGTCGAGGAGCTGCTGGCCATCGCACCGGCGCGCTACGACATCACGGTGTTCGGCGCCGAGCCCCACCCCAATTACAACCGCATCATGCTGTCCTCGGTCCTGGCCGGGGAAAAGCAGGTGGACGACATCGTCATCAACAGCCGCGCCTGGTATGCCGAGAACGGCATCACCCTTCACACCGGCGATCCGGTGGTCGCCATCAACCGCGCCGCCAAGACGGTGAGTTCGGCCACCGGGCTGGTGGTGACCTATGACCGGCTGCTGCTGGCCACCGGCTCCAAGCCCTTGATGCCGCCCCTGCCCGGCCTCGACCTGCCCGGCGTGGTCGCCTTTCGCGATATCGCCGATGTGGAGAAGATGCTCGACGCCGCCGAAAAGCAGCAGCGCGCCGTGGTCATCGGCGGCGGGCTGCTGGGCCTGGAGGCCGCCTGGGGCTTGAAGCGGCGCGGCATGCCCGTGGCCCTGGTCCATCTGATGCCCACCTTGATGGAGCGCCAGTTGGACGTGGAGGCGGGCGGCCTGCTGCAAAAGGACCTGACCGAGCGCGGCCTGCACTTCTTCACCTCGGGCCAGACCGAGGAGATCATGGGCGCCGAGGAAGGCTGCGCCAAGGGCGTCAAGCTCACCGATGGCCGCGAGATCCCCGCCGATCTGGTGGTGGTCGCCATCGGCATCCGCCCCAATGTGGATCTGGCCAAGGCGGCGGGCCTGGACATCAACCGGGGCATCGAGGTGGGCGACGACATGGCCACCTCGGACCCCGCCATCTTTTCGGTGGGCGAATGCGTCGAGCACCGGGGCCAGATCTTTGGTCTGGTCGCCCCCATCTGGGAACAGGCCAAGGTCTGCGCCTCGCGCCTGGCGGGCCGTGACGAGGCCCATTACGAGACGCCGCCCTTGTCGACCCGGCTCAAGATCACCGGCATCGACGTGTTCTCGGCCGGGCAACTGGCCGCCCAGGACGAAGCCGACGAGGAACTGGTCTATCGCGACACCGCCCGGGGCATCTACAAGAAGCTGGTGATCCGGTCGGACCGTGTGGTGGGCGCCGTCATGTATGGCGACGTGGCCGACGGCTCCTGGTACTTCCAGCTGATCCGCGAGAAGGCCGATGTCTCCGCCATCCGCGACCGCATGATCTTCGGCCAGGCCTATGCCGACACCGGCTGCAAGGGCCATGGGGGCGGGGTCAACGTCGCCGCCATGAGCGACGACGCCCAGGTCTGCGGCTGCAACGGCGTTTCCAAGGGCGCCATCGTCAAGGCCATCACCGAGAAGGGCCTGACCTCTCTCGACGAGGTCAAGGCCCACACCAAGGCCTCGGCGTCGTGCGGCCAATGCGCCTCGGTGGTCCAGGCCATCTTAGCCCATGTCACCGGCGAGGTGGTGGAATCCAAGGCCGCCGGAATGTGCGGCTGCACCGATCTGTCCCATGACGAGGTCAGGAAGGAAATCCTGCGCCAGGAATTGAAGAACCAGGACGCGGTGCGCTCCGCGCTGGGCTGGCGCCATGCCGACGGCTGCGCCAAGTGCCGCCCGGCGCTGAACTACTATCTGCTCTGCGCCTGGCCCGCCGAATATGTGGACGACTATCAAAGCCGCTTCATCAACGAACGCGCCCACGCCAATATCCAGAAGGACGGTACCTATTCGGTGATCCCGCGCATGTGGGGCGGGTTGACCAATCCCACCGAACTGCGCGCCATCGCCGATGTGGTGGACAAGTTCAAGATCCCCACCGTCAAGGTCACCGGCGGCCAGCGCCTCGACCTGCTGGGGGTCAGAAAAGAGGACCTGCCCGCCGTCTGGGCCGATCTGGGCAAAGCCGGGCTGGTCTCGGGCCACGGCTATGCCAAGGGTCTGCGCACGGTGAAGACCTGTGTCGGCTCGGAATGGTGCCGCTTCGGCACCCAGGATTCCACCGGCCTCGGCGTCAAGCTGGAGAAGATGATGTGGGGTTCGTGGACGCCCCACAAGGTCAAGCTGGCGGTGTCGGGCTGCCCGCGCAACTGCGCCGAGGCCACCATCAAGGATATGGGCGTGGTCTGTGTCGAGGCGGGCTACGACATTTCGGTGGGCGGCAATGGCGGCATCGAGTTGCGCGGCACCGACCATCTGGTCCGCGTCGCCACCGAGGCCGAGGTCTTGGAATATTGCGCCGCCTTCATGCAGATCTACCGGGAAGAAGCCCACTATCTCGAGCGCACCGCGCCCTGGGTCGAGCGGGTCGGCATGGATTACGTGACCAAACGCGTGGTCGAGGATGAAGAAGGCCGCAAGGCCGCCCATGCCCGGTTCCTCTTCTCGCAAAAATACGCGCAAACGGACCCCTGGGCCGAACGGGCCTCAGGCGCAGTCGACGCGCACGAATTCAAAACCCTGGCCGAGGTGGGCTGA
- the nirD gene encoding nitrite reductase small subunit NirD, whose protein sequence is MQDWIKIGHMNDIPRLGARTVQTAKGDVAVFRTSDDDIFALFNRCPHKGGPLSEGIVSGHVVVCPLHSWTIDLETGQATAPDKGCTRPVESKVVDGQVWLKLETAKKVAHG, encoded by the coding sequence ATGCAGGACTGGATCAAGATCGGACACATGAACGACATCCCCCGCTTAGGCGCGCGCACCGTCCAGACGGCAAAGGGCGACGTGGCGGTGTTCCGCACTTCGGACGACGACATCTTCGCCCTGTTCAACCGCTGCCCCCACAAGGGCGGGCCGCTGTCGGAAGGCATCGTCTCGGGCCACGTGGTGGTCTGTCCGCTGCATTCCTGGACCATCGACCTGGAAACCGGCCAGGCCACCGCGCCCGACAAGGGCTGCACCCGGCCCGTGGAGTCCAAGGTCGTCGACGGTCAGGTCTGGCTGAAGCTGGAAACCGCGAAAAAGGTGGCCCATGGCTGA
- a CDS encoding ABC transporter ATP-binding protein produces the protein MSAYLSIENVGITFKTDKGSFCALDDVRLRIEKGEFISVIGHSGCGKSTLLNIVAGLLQATEGGVLLEGREVDSPGPDRAVVFQNHSLLPWLSVYDNVRMAVDKVLSKTKTKAERHDWTMHNLSLVRMDQAKDKKPGEISGGMKQRVGIARALAMEPKVLLLDEPFGALDALTRAHLQDSLMEIHHRLGNTVIMITHDVDESVLLSDRIVMMNNGPAATIGQILKIDLERPRRRVDLAADPHYNLLRAEVLRFLHGHAPASHAA, from the coding sequence ATGAGCGCCTATCTCTCCATCGAGAATGTCGGCATCACCTTCAAGACCGACAAGGGGTCGTTCTGCGCCCTGGACGACGTCCGGCTCCGCATCGAAAAGGGCGAGTTCATTTCGGTGATCGGCCATTCGGGCTGCGGCAAGTCCACCCTTCTCAACATCGTCGCCGGGCTGCTTCAAGCCACCGAGGGCGGCGTGCTGCTGGAAGGCCGCGAGGTGGACAGCCCCGGCCCCGACCGCGCCGTGGTGTTCCAGAACCACTCGCTGCTGCCCTGGCTGTCGGTCTACGACAATGTGCGCATGGCGGTGGACAAGGTCCTGAGCAAGACCAAGACCAAGGCCGAGCGCCACGACTGGACCATGCACAACCTGTCCCTGGTGCGCATGGATCAGGCCAAGGACAAGAAGCCGGGCGAGATCTCGGGCGGCATGAAGCAGCGCGTCGGCATCGCCCGCGCGCTGGCCATGGAGCCCAAAGTCCTGCTGCTGGACGAACCCTTCGGCGCTCTCGACGCGCTGACCCGCGCCCATCTCCAGGACAGCCTGATGGAGATCCATCACCGCCTGGGCAATACGGTGATCATGATCACCCACGACGTGGATGAGTCCGTCTTGCTGTCGGACCGCATCGTCATGATGAACAACGGCCCGGCCGCCACCATCGGGCAGATCCTGAAGATCGACCTGGAACGTCCGCGCCGCCGCGTCGATCTGGCCGCCGACCCTCATTACAACCTCCTGCGGGCCGAGGTCCTGCGCTTCCTGCATGGCCACGCTCCGGCCAGCCACGCGGCCTGA
- a CDS encoding ArnT family glycosyltransferase, with protein MTFRSKDKILLAGLVGLAALVHLWLAGGTLLSGDEAYYWLWSRRLQLSYYDHPAMMAWWMAATTALFGESEAAIRLPAILAVAGVTVLAFDIARLAFRDIRAGWWVVGLLNATILFAAAGVLVTPDSPLLVFWSLSLWAMVRLLEDGRVRWLYLLGVSLGLGFTSKYTMVLIAPGILAVFALFPETRRWWKNPHFWAAIVLALACTAPVLVWNAQHDWVSIKKQMSHSFDVPVSDPLKSLSSFIGTQLGVMTPLIFGFMLWGMGWALWAGWRRGKPTWFLLGATSAPLLVFFLRHSLGGLVQPHWPGPAYLGAAIATAGAWVSLSPSWGRILRGAWMAALGLGGLLVAATYVQMSSASLPIPLKSDAMSRLGGWDELARAVQAERVKRPDAFLFASKHEVAGLLTYYLPGHPVVFLTGSAGFPRIPSYDARDVAALAGRDGLFVVKDGFYALKDIGPSFRSLTLLTTVERRWGGKVVDRYEIWLAGSYGSGTFKN; from the coding sequence ATGACCTTTCGATCCAAGGACAAGATCCTGCTGGCCGGGCTGGTCGGGCTGGCCGCGCTGGTGCATCTGTGGCTGGCGGGCGGCACCTTGCTATCGGGCGACGAAGCTTATTACTGGCTATGGTCGCGTCGCCTGCAATTGTCCTATTACGACCATCCGGCCATGATGGCCTGGTGGATGGCGGCCACCACAGCCCTGTTCGGCGAGTCCGAAGCGGCTATCCGCCTGCCCGCAATCCTGGCCGTCGCGGGCGTCACCGTTCTGGCCTTCGACATCGCCCGCCTTGCTTTCCGAGATATCCGCGCCGGATGGTGGGTGGTGGGCCTTCTCAACGCCACCATCCTGTTCGCCGCTGCGGGCGTCCTCGTCACTCCGGATTCGCCCCTGCTGGTGTTCTGGTCCCTGTCCTTGTGGGCCATGGTCCGGCTGTTGGAGGATGGGCGGGTACGCTGGCTTTACCTACTGGGGGTGTCGCTGGGGCTGGGCTTTACCTCCAAATACACCATGGTGCTGATCGCTCCCGGCATCCTGGCGGTCTTCGCCCTGTTTCCCGAGACCCGGCGCTGGTGGAAAAATCCGCATTTCTGGGCCGCCATCGTTTTGGCTTTGGCCTGCACCGCCCCGGTGCTGGTCTGGAATGCCCAGCACGATTGGGTCTCCATCAAGAAGCAGATGTCGCATTCCTTCGACGTGCCGGTGAGCGATCCGCTGAAAAGCCTGTCCTCCTTCATTGGCACCCAATTGGGGGTGATGACCCCGCTGATCTTCGGTTTCATGCTATGGGGCATGGGTTGGGCGCTGTGGGCGGGCTGGCGTCGCGGAAAGCCCACATGGTTCCTGCTGGGCGCCACATCCGCCCCCCTATTGGTCTTTTTCCTGCGCCACAGCCTGGGCGGTCTGGTGCAGCCCCATTGGCCGGGCCCTGCCTATTTGGGCGCCGCCATCGCAACGGCCGGGGCCTGGGTGAGTCTGAGCCCGTCCTGGGGCCGGATATTGCGCGGAGCCTGGATGGCCGCGCTGGGCCTGGGAGGGCTGCTGGTCGCCGCCACCTATGTGCAGATGTCCTCGGCAAGCCTTCCCATCCCGCTGAAATCCGACGCCATGAGCCGTCTGGGTGGTTGGGACGAGTTGGCCCGCGCGGTCCAGGCCGAACGGGTCAAGCGTCCCGATGCGTTCCTCTTTGCCTCCAAGCATGAGGTGGCGGGTCTACTGACCTATTACCTTCCCGGCCATCCCGTCGTCTTCCTGACCGGTTCGGCTGGCTTTCCCCGAATTCCTTCGTATGATGCGCGCGATGTGGCCGCCTTGGCCGGACGGGATGGACTGTTCGTGGTCAAGGATGGATTTTACGCCCTCAAGGACATCGGCCCGTCCTTTCGCAGTCTGACGCTGCTGACCACCGTGGAACGGCGTTGGGGCGGCAAGGTGGTCGATCGGTATGAAATCTGGCTGGCCGGGTCTTATGGCTCGGGCACCTTCAAGAATTAG
- the ntrB gene encoding nitrate ABC transporter permease, with protein MTMVGKIPPVTADPATSTPAKLAPHPSAATKKAREIAGRVLPPMIGLAVVLGIWQLACSGPNAMLPGPAKVVHDTWPLIVDPFFDHGGVDKGLFWHLFASLKRVAVGFSLSAVAGVFLGVLIGQSTMAYRALDPIFQVLRTVPPLAWLPISLAAFRQADPSAIFVIFITSVWPIILNTAVGVRNIPQDYRNVAAVLRLSPLEFFFKIVIPATVPYIFTGLKIGIGLSWLAIVAAEMLIGGVGIGFFIWDAWNSSLMSEIILALIYVGLVGFMLDRMITFIGQKFSS; from the coding sequence ATGACCATGGTTGGAAAAATCCCGCCTGTGACCGCCGATCCCGCCACCTCCACCCCGGCCAAGCTGGCTCCGCATCCCAGCGCCGCCACCAAGAAGGCCAGGGAGATCGCTGGCCGCGTCCTGCCGCCCATGATCGGACTAGCGGTGGTTCTTGGCATCTGGCAACTGGCCTGTTCCGGCCCCAACGCCATGCTGCCCGGCCCGGCCAAGGTGGTGCACGACACCTGGCCCTTGATCGTCGATCCCTTCTTCGATCACGGCGGCGTGGACAAGGGCCTGTTCTGGCACCTCTTCGCCTCGTTGAAGCGCGTGGCGGTGGGCTTTAGCCTGTCGGCGGTGGCGGGCGTGTTCCTGGGCGTGTTGATCGGCCAGAGCACCATGGCCTACCGGGCCTTGGACCCCATCTTTCAGGTGTTGCGCACCGTACCGCCGCTGGCCTGGCTGCCCATCTCGCTGGCCGCCTTTCGCCAGGCTGATCCGTCGGCCATCTTCGTGATCTTCATCACCTCGGTCTGGCCGATCATCCTCAACACCGCCGTCGGCGTGCGCAACATCCCCCAGGATTACCGCAACGTCGCCGCCGTTCTGCGCCTGTCGCCCTTGGAGTTCTTCTTCAAGATCGTCATTCCCGCCACCGTCCCCTACATCTTCACCGGCCTGAAGATCGGCATCGGCCTTTCCTGGCTGGCCATCGTGGCCGCCGAGATGCTGATCGGCGGCGTGGGCATCGGCTTCTTCATCTGGGATGCCTGGAACAGCTCGCTGATGAGCGAAATCATCCTGGCCCTGATCTATGTCGGCCTGGTGGGCTTCATGCTGGACCGCATGATCACCTTCATCGGCCAGAAGTTCTCGAGCTAG